GTCCGGCCGGCGGCGGGACCGGCGCGGCTGACGACACCGGCACCGGTGCGGGGCGCCAGACACGTCACACCAGGGCTGTGAGCTGCGTCTCCGCTAATTTCCTATTGACCCTATAGGAAAAGCAGCCTACGGTGGCGGTCGTGGTTGAGTATCAAGGCGCTTGATGTCGCCGGTCGCCACGCTTCCGTTCTCGCCCCAGTGAGAGAGACCGCCCCATGCGCTCCTACCCCCTCACGGCGCCGGCGCTCCGCCGGCTGGCCGCCGGATTCGCCGCTGCCGCCCTGATCGGACTGACCGCCTGCACCCCCGGCGCCGCCGAACCCGCGGCCGGCACGAGCGAGTCCCCGAGCGGAGTGACCGACCTCTCCGCCCAAGCCCAACTGAAGCCCACCTTCACCGCCGACGAGACGCTGCGGGCGCTGCTCCCCGAGCGTCTGCGCAGTTCCGGGGTGGTGCGTACCGCCACCAGCGTCGGACTGCCGCCGATCAACTTTCCGGGTGGGTCCTCCACCGAGGTGAAGGGCCTCAACGCCGACCTGGTGGCGGCGGTCGAGCAACTGCTCGGGGTCCGGTTCCAGTCGGAGAACTACCCGAGCACCGCGGCCCAGCTCCTGGCCCTGGACTCCAAGCGGATCGACCTGACCACGTCCACCAACGGCGACACCAAGGCCCGACAGGAGAAGTACGACTTCGTCGACATCCTGCTCTCCCGCAACGTGCTGATGGTCAAGGTGGGCAACCCGGCCGGCCTCACCTCCGCCGCCGACGTGTGCGGTCGGCGGTTCGGCGAGGTCAAGGGCTCGTTCTCGGTGCTGCCGACCCTGCGGGACGTGTGCCAGAAGGCGGGCCGTCCGGAGCCGGAGGTGTCCAGCTTCGAGGACATCCCCTCCATGCAGTTGGCGCTGGCCTCGGGACGGATCGACACGTACGTGGGCAGCGACTTCAACGTGGTCTGGGACAAGTCCCAGGGCAAGGCGGTCGACTCGGTCGCGCTGCCGGAGGCGGGCACGCTGGTGCTCGGCTGGACCGTACGCAAGGGCGACGAGGGGCTACGCGACGCCGTCCTGGGCGCGTTGCGGAAGCTGCACGAGGACGGCTACTACGCCGAGGCGTTCGACCGCTGGGGCCTGTCGTCCAACCGGCTCGACCCCGGCGTGAACATCGGTGCGCAGGGCACGGGGTTCAACGGGTGAGCACCGACCTGTCCGGCCCGCTCGCGGGCCACCGGATCATCGACTTCACCCGACTGATCGCCGGCCCGTGCGCCGGGGACCTGCTCGCCGCGATGGGCGCCGACGTGATCAAGGTGGAGGACGTCACCGGCGACCCCATGCGCAACGCGCGGTCGCGGCGCGTCGCCCGGGGCCTGACCGCGCCGTCGTTCGCGGCCTACAACGTCCACAAGCGTTCGGTGGCGCTCGACCTGAAGGACCCCGCCGGGCATGCGGCGGCGCTGCGGCTGTGCGACGGAGCCGACGCCGTGCTGTCGTCGTTCCGCCCCGGGGTGCTGGAGCGCCTCGGACTCGGCGCGGACGTGCTGCGCGCCCGTAATCCCCGGCTGGTGGTGGCACGGCTGTCGGCGTTCGGCGAGTCGGGCCCGGACCGGGACCGGGGCGGGGTCGACATCGTGATGCAGGCCGAGTCGGGACTCATGGCGGTCACCGGGGAGGCGGACGGGCCACCCGTCAAGACGGGGGTGCCCATCATCGACGCGGCCTCGGGGTACGTGCTCGCGCTCGGGGTGGTCAGCGCCCTGCTCGGCCGGGAACGGGGTGGCCACCTGCGGGAGGTGACGGTGTCGATGCTCGACGTCGCGGTCCACCTGCAGGCCCAGCCGTTGGCCGAGTACCTGGACTCGCGGCAGGAGCCGGAACGGGTCGGTAATCAGGCCCCCTACGCCGCCCCGGCAGACGTGTTCCCGGCAGCCGACGGCGCGTTGGTCCTCTCGGCCCACCTACCCCAGCACTGGACCCGCCTCTGCGAACTCCTCGACCGCCGCGAGTGGATCGACGACCCGCGTTTCCACGACGTCGGCGCGCGGGTGGCGAACCGGGAGGCCCTCTCGGCGGCGCTCGCCGAGGTGCTCCGGACCCGGCCGGTCGGGTACTGGCTGGACCTGTTCGCCGCCGCTGGGCTGACCGCCGGCCGCATCCGCACCTACCGGGAGGTCGTCGGCGACGGCACCTCCGCGTTCGTGGTGGACGCGCGGGATGTCGACAGCAGCCCGATCCAGGTGGTCCGTCCGCCGCTGCGCTTCCCGGGCTGGGCGGACGACCTGCTGCCCCGCCAGATCCCGCGTACCGGCGAGCACACCGGCGAGGTCCTCGGCCACACCACCAAGGAGGCTGTGGCATGACCGCCGACGAAGCCACGGTGCTGCACCGGCAGGATCTCGACGGCGGCGTCGTGGTGCTGGAGATGGCCCGTCCGCACCGGCTCAACGCGATCTCGCGACAACTGGCCACGGCACTCGTCGACGCCCTCGACGGACTGGCGACGGAGCAGGCGGCCCGGGTGGTGGTGCTCGCCGGCGCGGGAGACCGCGCCTTCGGCGCCGGCATCGACATCCGGGAACTGGCGGCCCAGACCCCACCGGAGCGGGACGTCCAGCAACGGACCATGGTGCGCCTGCAACGGACGTTGAGCGACTACCCGCGGCCGACGGTGGCCGTCGTCCACGGCATCGCGGCCGGCGCGTCGTTGCAGCTCGCGTTGCACTGTGACCTGCTGCTGGTCGGACCGGAGGCGCGGCTGGGCATGCCGGAACTCGGTGCCGGGCTGCCGGGGCTGCTGGGCGGTTGGCTGCTGCACACCCGGGGCGGCCCGCAACTGGCGGCGGACCTGCTGCTCGGCGGACGCTGGCTGTCCGGACCGGAAGCGGTCGCCGCCGGCCTGGCCGCCCGTCTCGTGCCGCTCGGCGAGGAACGCGCCACCGCCGTCGACGTCGCCCGGCAGATCGCCGGATACCAGCCGGACGCGCTCGCCGCCACGCACGCCTGGCTGCGCCGGCTGCGGATCGGCGGCGCGGCCCCGTCGTTCGCGGAGGCGATCGACGCGGCCGGCGAGGTCCTGCACGCGGCGAACCGCCGGCACCCGGG
The nucleotide sequence above comes from Micromonospora pallida. Encoded proteins:
- a CDS encoding transporter substrate-binding domain-containing protein produces the protein MRSYPLTAPALRRLAAGFAAAALIGLTACTPGAAEPAAGTSESPSGVTDLSAQAQLKPTFTADETLRALLPERLRSSGVVRTATSVGLPPINFPGGSSTEVKGLNADLVAAVEQLLGVRFQSENYPSTAAQLLALDSKRIDLTTSTNGDTKARQEKYDFVDILLSRNVLMVKVGNPAGLTSAADVCGRRFGEVKGSFSVLPTLRDVCQKAGRPEPEVSSFEDIPSMQLALASGRIDTYVGSDFNVVWDKSQGKAVDSVALPEAGTLVLGWTVRKGDEGLRDAVLGALRKLHEDGYYAEAFDRWGLSSNRLDPGVNIGAQGTGFNG
- a CDS encoding CaiB/BaiF CoA transferase family protein → MSTDLSGPLAGHRIIDFTRLIAGPCAGDLLAAMGADVIKVEDVTGDPMRNARSRRVARGLTAPSFAAYNVHKRSVALDLKDPAGHAAALRLCDGADAVLSSFRPGVLERLGLGADVLRARNPRLVVARLSAFGESGPDRDRGGVDIVMQAESGLMAVTGEADGPPVKTGVPIIDAASGYVLALGVVSALLGRERGGHLREVTVSMLDVAVHLQAQPLAEYLDSRQEPERVGNQAPYAAPADVFPAADGALVLSAHLPQHWTRLCELLDRREWIDDPRFHDVGARVANREALSAALAEVLRTRPVGYWLDLFAAAGLTAGRIRTYREVVGDGTSAFVVDARDVDSSPIQVVRPPLRFPGWADDLLPRQIPRTGEHTGEVLGHTTKEAVA
- a CDS encoding enoyl-CoA hydratase/isomerase family protein, producing the protein MTADEATVLHRQDLDGGVVVLEMARPHRLNAISRQLATALVDALDGLATEQAARVVVLAGAGDRAFGAGIDIRELAAQTPPERDVQQRTMVRLQRTLSDYPRPTVAVVHGIAAGASLQLALHCDLLLVGPEARLGMPELGAGLPGLLGGWLLHTRGGPQLAADLLLGGRWLSGPEAVAAGLAARLVPLGEERATAVDVARQIAGYQPDALAATHAWLRRLRIGGAAPSFAEAIDAAGEVLHAANRRHPGERPR